Proteins from a genomic interval of Flammeovirgaceae bacterium SG7u.111:
- a CDS encoding YicC/YloC family endoribonuclease gives MIKSMTGFGKAVRSTDELNVTVEVKSLNSKFFDSSIKIGNIFFDKDIELKNLMGKRLERGKISLSVNYTTKRADLNKVSVNRPLFNAFYTELQSAAESVGADGKDIFRMAMSMPDVYLKENDEDTKKEDWKVVLETIHEAIDKCDEFRMAEGNALERKLVSYIDSIEELLVKVDGRDPERIAKVRERLMKQVEEWLSNENFDKNRFEQELMYYIEKLDINEEKVRLKNHLSYFKETLKAKTSLGKKLNFISQEIGREINTIGSKANDAEIQKLVINMKEELEKIKEQVLNVL, from the coding sequence ATGATAAAATCGATGACAGGCTTTGGGAAAGCCGTGAGATCAACAGACGAGCTGAATGTTACTGTAGAGGTCAAATCTTTGAATTCAAAGTTTTTTGATTCTAGCATCAAGATAGGGAATATTTTTTTTGACAAGGATATAGAACTAAAAAACCTGATGGGCAAGCGCCTAGAAAGGGGGAAAATTAGCCTTTCGGTAAACTATACTACTAAGCGAGCTGACCTGAACAAGGTTTCGGTAAACCGCCCTTTGTTCAATGCGTTTTATACGGAGCTTCAAAGTGCTGCCGAAAGCGTAGGAGCAGATGGGAAAGATATTTTCCGCATGGCAATGTCCATGCCCGATGTGTATTTGAAAGAGAACGACGAGGATACGAAAAAAGAGGACTGGAAAGTGGTATTGGAAACCATTCACGAAGCCATAGATAAATGTGATGAATTCAGAATGGCTGAAGGAAATGCGCTAGAAAGGAAGTTGGTTTCGTATATTGATTCTATTGAAGAGCTATTGGTAAAAGTAGATGGACGCGACCCTGAGCGAATTGCCAAAGTAAGAGAGCGCCTGATGAAACAGGTGGAGGAATGGCTGAGCAACGAGAATTTTGATAAGAACAGGTTTGAGCAGGAGTTGATGTATTACATTGAAAAACTGGACATCAACGAAGAAAAAGTCCGTCTCAAAAACCATCTTTCGTATTTTAAGGAAACCTTGAAAGCAAAGACTTCTCTGGGTAAAAAATTGAATTTCATCAGCCAAGAAATTGGTAGAGAAATCAACACGATTGGTTCGAAAGCCAACGATGCGGAGATTCAGAAATTGGTGATAAATATGAAGGAGGAGTTGGAAAAAATAAAGGAACAAGTATTGAACGTATTGTAA
- a CDS encoding magnesium-dependent phosphatase-1 → MQKLVVFDLDFTLWDAGGTWCDHTNPPYKRIRHYIEDATGARIVLYPEVLVILEELSKQNIPMALASRTGAPPWARELLALFEIENYFEFQEIYPGSKIQHFAQLQKASGLAYEQMIFFDDEMRNITEVGALGVKAVHVENGINKQVVYDSLSV, encoded by the coding sequence ATGCAAAAACTCGTTGTCTTCGATTTGGATTTTACCCTTTGGGATGCAGGCGGCACTTGGTGCGACCATACCAACCCGCCCTACAAGCGTATTCGCCATTATATAGAAGATGCCACGGGAGCGCGCATCGTATTGTACCCCGAAGTGTTGGTGATTTTGGAAGAGTTAAGCAAACAAAATATACCAATGGCACTTGCTTCCCGAACGGGAGCTCCGCCTTGGGCTAGAGAATTGTTGGCTCTGTTTGAAATTGAGAACTATTTTGAATTTCAGGAAATTTACCCGGGTAGCAAAATCCAGCATTTTGCCCAGCTGCAAAAAGCCAGCGGCTTAGCTTATGAACAAATGATTTTCTTTGACGATGAAATGCGGAATATAACCGAAGTGGGAGCTTTGGGGGTAAAAGCTGTGCATGTGGAAAATGGGATTAATAAGCAGGTTGTTTACGATTCACTTTCTGTTTAA